One stretch of Gemmatimonadota bacterium DNA includes these proteins:
- the gyrA gene encoding DNA gyrase subunit A → MMIERSRVIPVEIGDELKKSMLDYSMSTLVNRALPDVRDGMKPSQRRILVAMNDLGLGANRQHRKCAHIAGHASGNYHPHGEDIVYPTLVHLAQDFKLRYPLVDGQGNFGSIDGYPPAAMRYTEARMAGPGQEMLNDLEKETVDYRPNYDERLEEPKVLPSAFPNMVCNGAVGIATTMATAIPPHNLQEVADGLVALIDNPELNIAELMEYIKAPDFPTGGIIYGIGGVLDAYQTGRGHLRIRAKADIEEDKTGRETIIITEIPYMVNKTTLLEKMADLVREKRIEGISNIQDESDRDGLRIVVELKRDVVGDVILNQLYKNTQLESTFAANMVALVNGRPQQVTLKHMLQCYIDHRHDVVKRRTEYELRVAEDRAHILEGLILAQDNIDEVIRIIRGSKDTNEARRALTQLKLSRGQLQSTEEQHQLSERQVQAILSMTLQRLTNMEQQKIEDEYSDLVQEIERLRSILDNRESRMQIVKDELGVMREKYGDDRRSEIVFAASEFSIEDLIHEEDMVITISHNGYIKRIPVSTYRAQNRGGRGITGMRTKDEDFVESLFVASTHSYILVLTDRGHCVWLKVHEIPRGTRQARGRPIVNVVDIPFGHKVAEVVPVREFDEDRYLLSITRKGLTKKTALSAYSRPRKGGIIAMNVREDDQLIKAAVTGGDDQVIIATKNGQAVYFDENKVRAMGRNSQGVRGVSLQGDDVVVGMVVVRPEELEQSHLLTVCANGYGKRTPVSDYRLTNRGVKGVINIKTTDRNGPVVSMMGVMEDSRDDMVIVTQNGILIRQKVADVSVIGRNAQGVRLINPDDGDQVIDVAQVINQDEEEEGETAMDATSEEVSETGDENTAEENGTMKALWREVQKRTGWK, encoded by the coding sequence ATGATGATAGAACGATCGCGGGTGATCCCTGTTGAAATTGGCGATGAGTTGAAGAAGTCCATGCTCGATTATTCGATGAGCACACTGGTCAATCGCGCATTGCCGGATGTGCGCGATGGGATGAAGCCATCGCAAAGACGCATTTTGGTGGCGATGAATGACCTCGGCCTGGGCGCAAACCGACAGCATCGAAAATGCGCTCATATTGCCGGTCATGCCTCGGGCAATTATCATCCGCACGGTGAAGACATTGTCTATCCAACGCTGGTGCATCTGGCGCAGGATTTTAAATTGCGTTATCCACTTGTAGATGGACAGGGTAATTTTGGCTCCATCGACGGGTATCCACCCGCTGCAATGCGCTACACAGAAGCGCGTATGGCCGGACCGGGGCAAGAAATGTTGAACGATCTCGAGAAAGAGACCGTTGATTATCGCCCCAACTACGACGAGCGCCTGGAAGAACCCAAAGTATTGCCTTCTGCGTTTCCAAACATGGTTTGCAACGGTGCTGTGGGAATTGCCACGACAATGGCGACGGCAATCCCACCGCACAATTTGCAGGAGGTCGCCGATGGCCTTGTCGCATTGATCGATAATCCCGAATTGAATATCGCTGAATTGATGGAATATATCAAAGCACCCGACTTTCCAACCGGTGGCATCATTTATGGTATAGGTGGCGTTTTAGACGCCTATCAGACGGGACGCGGACATCTGCGGATCCGGGCAAAAGCCGATATAGAAGAAGACAAAACTGGTCGAGAAACCATTATCATCACAGAAATCCCCTATATGGTGAACAAGACAACGCTATTGGAAAAAATGGCGGATCTGGTGCGCGAAAAACGCATTGAAGGGATTTCAAATATTCAGGATGAATCCGACCGCGATGGACTGCGCATCGTGGTGGAACTCAAACGCGATGTGGTCGGGGACGTGATCTTGAACCAACTCTACAAAAATACCCAATTGGAATCGACATTTGCGGCCAATATGGTTGCGCTGGTCAACGGCCGGCCGCAACAAGTGACCTTGAAACACATGTTACAGTGCTATATCGACCACCGCCACGATGTCGTAAAGCGACGCACAGAATACGAACTGCGAGTCGCTGAAGACCGCGCACATATCCTGGAAGGATTAATACTCGCCCAGGACAACATCGACGAAGTAATCCGCATTATCCGCGGGTCAAAAGATACCAACGAAGCGCGGCGTGCGTTGACACAACTCAAATTGTCTAGAGGACAACTCCAATCGACCGAAGAACAACACCAATTGTCTGAACGCCAGGTACAGGCCATTCTGTCCATGACATTGCAGCGATTGACCAACATGGAGCAACAAAAGATAGAAGACGAATACTCCGACCTGGTGCAGGAGATTGAACGATTGCGCTCTATTCTGGACAACCGAGAATCGCGCATGCAAATAGTCAAAGACGAATTGGGTGTGATGCGCGAAAAATACGGCGACGATCGGCGGTCAGAAATCGTGTTCGCGGCCTCTGAGTTCAGTATTGAAGATTTGATCCACGAAGAGGATATGGTCATTACAATTTCTCACAATGGATACATCAAACGCATTCCAGTATCCACCTATCGCGCACAAAACCGGGGCGGACGCGGAATCACGGGTATGCGAACAAAAGATGAAGATTTTGTAGAAAGCTTGTTCGTGGCTTCCACGCACAGTTATATCCTCGTATTGACAGACCGCGGGCACTGTGTGTGGCTAAAAGTGCATGAAATTCCGCGGGGTACGCGTCAAGCGCGCGGTCGGCCCATTGTCAATGTCGTGGATATCCCCTTTGGGCATAAGGTCGCCGAAGTCGTGCCAGTGCGCGAATTTGATGAAGATCGCTATCTGCTGTCTATAACCCGAAAGGGGCTAACAAAAAAGACCGCGCTATCGGCTTATAGTCGCCCGCGCAAGGGTGGCATTATTGCAATGAATGTCCGGGAAGACGATCAGCTAATCAAAGCCGCGGTTACAGGGGGTGACGACCAGGTTATCATTGCCACAAAGAACGGACAAGCTGTGTACTTTGACGAAAACAAAGTGCGGGCTATGGGGCGCAACTCACAGGGTGTGCGCGGCGTGTCCTTGCAAGGCGATGATGTCGTGGTAGGCATGGTCGTCGTTAGACCTGAAGAGTTAGAGCAGTCTCATTTATTGACGGTATGTGCCAATGGATATGGCAAGCGCACACCGGTTTCGGATTATCGCCTGACAAATCGGGGTGTAAAAGGCGTGATCAACATCAAGACCACAGATCGCAATGGTCCTGTGGTATCAATGATGGGCGTGATGGAAGACAGCCGCGACGATATGGTGATTGTGACGCAGAACGGCATCTTGATCCGACAGAAAGTAGCGGACGTGAGCGTGATTGGGCGCAATGCACAAGGCGTCCGATTGATCAATCCGGATGACGGCGATCAGGTAATTGATGTGGCACAGGTGATCAATCAAGACGAGGAAGAAGAAGGCGAAACCGCGATGGATGCAACATCTGAAGAAGTAAGTGAAACTGGAGATGAGAACACGGCTGAGGAAAACGGAACGATGAAGGCATTATGGCGCGAGGTACAAAAGCGAACAGGATGGAAGTGA
- a CDS encoding homoserine dehydrogenase gives MGVVGGGVARILRDREREFKDVRGLDLDIRKVAVRDLSKSRAIDLIPDCFTTNPMDVVSDPTIQIVVEVMGGVDAAYDLVLAALQNGKDVVTANKALLAERGDSLFEAAVKNNAGLGFEASVCGGIPIIQTLSQGLVANNIQSLYGILNGTTNYILTRMTEAGEDFGPMLKEAQDKGFAEADPTMDIDGTDAAQKLALLCRLAFRQRVSSGDILKEGISHITALDIDFARELGYTIKLLGIARVVGNRIEVRVHPAFVPHDALLADIRNEFNAVEIVGSAVDAQVFYGKGAGELPTASAVVADLVAIAERRKAGLGPAGAPLAPLPEADLVPTGDIQTGSYCRLTVYDKPGVLAQVAALFAGEDISIETVIQHGRSETEGGTVPLIMITHDAPESAMQRAIVRIGNLSAVTEKPQIIRILHP, from the coding sequence ATGGGTGTTGTGGGCGGCGGTGTGGCCCGCATCCTTCGAGATCGGGAACGCGAATTCAAAGACGTTCGGGGTCTCGATCTCGATATTCGCAAGGTTGCTGTGCGCGATTTGTCCAAATCTCGCGCAATTGATTTGATTCCCGATTGTTTTACGACCAATCCTATGGATGTGGTCTCGGATCCGACAATTCAGATTGTGGTCGAGGTGATGGGCGGTGTTGATGCGGCTTATGATCTCGTTCTCGCGGCGCTTCAAAATGGGAAAGATGTTGTTACGGCGAACAAAGCTCTTCTTGCCGAACGCGGCGACAGCCTGTTTGAGGCTGCGGTAAAAAATAATGCAGGACTTGGCTTTGAAGCCAGTGTATGTGGTGGTATTCCCATTATCCAGACACTCAGCCAGGGTCTGGTGGCGAATAATATTCAATCGCTTTACGGCATCCTCAACGGCACGACGAACTACATCCTCACCCGTATGACAGAAGCCGGAGAGGATTTTGGTCCCATGCTCAAAGAAGCACAGGACAAAGGGTTTGCTGAAGCCGATCCCACCATGGATATCGACGGCACGGATGCAGCTCAAAAGCTCGCGCTTCTCTGTCGCCTCGCCTTCCGCCAGCGCGTCTCGTCTGGCGATATTCTCAAAGAGGGCATCTCTCACATTACCGCATTGGATATCGATTTTGCCCGCGAACTCGGTTATACCATCAAATTGCTCGGCATAGCCCGCGTGGTGGGAAATCGCATTGAGGTGCGCGTGCATCCCGCCTTTGTGCCTCACGATGCACTCCTGGCCGATATTCGCAATGAATTTAACGCTGTGGAAATTGTCGGCAGTGCGGTTGACGCCCAGGTCTTTTACGGCAAAGGCGCCGGTGAATTGCCCACAGCCAGCGCGGTGGTCGCCGATCTGGTCGCCATTGCCGAACGGCGCAAAGCCGGTCTTGGTCCCGCGGGAGCACCACTTGCTCCGCTACCCGAGGCGGACCTCGTTCCCACCGGCGATATTCAGACTGGCAGCTATTGTCGGCTTACCGTTTACGACAAACCCGGGGTTCTGGCACAGGTTGCAGCGCTCTTTGCCGGTGAAGATATCAGCATAGAAACGGTCATCCAGCACGGGCGCTCGGAAACAGAAGGTGGCACGGTTCCCCTGATCATGATCACGCACGATGCTCCCGAATCCGCGATGCAACGCGCCATCGTGCGCATCGGGAATTTGTCCGCTGTGACAGAAAAACCGCAGATTATTCGGATTTTGCATCCGTGA
- a CDS encoding alcohol dehydrogenase catalytic domain-containing protein: MGDLPKTMPVVMCRAPEDYRLEEYVVPQIEAGEVLLRVQSVGICASDLKCYLGAPMFWGDSHREGYCQAPIIPGHEFVGEVVALGDGAGDKYGLAIGDLAVSEQIVPCGACRYCLRGQYWMCMVHDIYGFRQATFGAMAEYCRLPAKALNYRVPKSIPAAHAAYVEPLACAIHAVERGNIQLNHTVVIAGAGPLGLGMVAAARMKNPALLIALDLSDKRLEIARACGADLGLNPNSVDVVDEVHKLTEGYGCDVYIEATGHPSAVEQGLLMICKLGTFVEFSVMREPVTTDWTIIGDTKELNIHGAHLSPHCYPIAIRMLEQGRLPMDQIVTHQLPLEDFHKGMDLVADGTQSVKVTLRP; this comes from the coding sequence ATGGGTGATCTGCCAAAAACAATGCCCGTAGTCATGTGCCGCGCGCCCGAAGATTATCGCCTGGAAGAATACGTAGTACCCCAGATAGAGGCGGGAGAGGTTCTACTTCGCGTGCAATCGGTCGGTATATGTGCAAGCGATTTAAAGTGCTATCTGGGAGCACCCATGTTCTGGGGCGATTCCCACCGCGAGGGCTATTGCCAGGCACCAATTATTCCCGGGCACGAATTTGTGGGAGAGGTCGTTGCACTCGGCGACGGTGCGGGTGACAAATACGGGTTGGCGATTGGCGACCTCGCCGTATCGGAGCAAATCGTGCCGTGCGGCGCGTGTCGTTATTGCTTGCGCGGGCAATACTGGATGTGCATGGTACACGATATTTACGGCTTTCGCCAGGCGACCTTTGGCGCAATGGCCGAATATTGCAGGTTGCCTGCTAAAGCCCTGAATTATCGCGTGCCAAAATCCATACCCGCCGCGCATGCGGCGTATGTAGAACCCCTCGCCTGTGCGATTCACGCGGTCGAACGCGGCAATATCCAGTTAAACCACACAGTCGTCATTGCTGGCGCGGGACCGCTGGGCCTGGGTATGGTCGCTGCCGCGCGAATGAAGAATCCCGCATTGCTAATTGCCTTAGACCTAAGTGATAAACGGCTGGAAATAGCCAGAGCGTGTGGGGCGGATCTGGGGCTGAATCCAAATTCGGTGGATGTGGTTGACGAAGTCCATAAATTGACAGAAGGTTATGGTTGCGATGTGTACATCGAGGCGACCGGGCATCCCTCGGCAGTGGAACAGGGACTGCTCATGATTTGCAAACTCGGCACATTTGTCGAATTCAGCGTAATGCGCGAACCCGTGACAACGGATTGGACGATTATTGGCGATACAAAAGAACTCAATATTCACGGCGCCCATCTGAGTCCGCATTGTTATCCCATTGCCATTCGAATGCTGGAACAGGGACGCCTCCCAATGGACCAGATCGTAACCCATCAATTGCCACTTGAGGATTTTCACAAGGGTATGGACCTCGTCGCAGATGGAACTCAGTCCGTAAAGGTTACATTGAGACCATAG
- the gyrB gene encoding DNA topoisomerase (ATP-hydrolyzing) subunit B, with protein MADAVENGYTADDIQVLKGLEAVQKRPAMYIGDTGVNGLHHLIWEVVDNSIDEAMGGHCDRIEVFLNENGSVTVTDNGRGIPVDQHPEENRSALEVVMTVLHAGGKFDKKNYAVSGGLHGVGVSVMNGLSKWCEVEVCSKLIDPEGRVYSQRYERGVPVTEVEDIGAGSNTGTKTTFKPDDEIFETVEYSQEIVAHRLRELAFLNRGLTIALKDLRDDYEEIFHYDGGLQAFVEYMDEGRSALHEPVHFEGERDGVVTEVAFQYNDSYQQNILSYVNNIHTLEGGTHETGFRTALTRTLNTYGNKNNVFKNEKFALSGEDTREGLTAVVSVKVPEPQFEGQTKRKLGNSEVRGIVESLVGEKLGECFEENPNMVKRILQKAVDAARAREAARKARELVRRKGVLEGGGLPGKLLDCSSKNKEETEIFLVEGDSAGGSAAQGRNRAFQAILPMWGKLLNVEKTRLDRVLGNDKLQPVILGLGAGVGEDFDVEKLRYGKIIIMADADVDGSHIRSLLLTFFFRYMRPMILDGRVYIAQPPLYLVKKGRTERYAYDDAERDRILEELGEEGRGVTVQRYKGLGEMNPEQLWETTMNPETRTVLIVTEEDTMEAEHAFSMFMGDDVAPRRKYVEEHALEAELDVSGP; from the coding sequence ATGGCAGATGCAGTTGAAAATGGTTATACCGCTGATGATATTCAAGTTCTCAAGGGGCTTGAAGCAGTGCAAAAACGCCCGGCAATGTACATTGGCGATACTGGTGTTAATGGTCTGCACCATTTGATCTGGGAAGTCGTTGACAACAGCATTGACGAAGCCATGGGGGGGCATTGCGACCGCATCGAAGTTTTTCTCAATGAAAATGGATCAGTTACAGTAACGGACAATGGCCGTGGTATTCCCGTGGATCAACATCCAGAAGAAAACCGTTCTGCCCTGGAAGTCGTCATGACTGTGCTGCATGCGGGGGGCAAATTTGACAAAAAAAATTACGCGGTTTCGGGAGGCCTCCACGGCGTGGGGGTCTCTGTGATGAATGGCCTGTCAAAATGGTGTGAAGTTGAAGTGTGTTCCAAACTCATTGACCCTGAAGGGCGGGTGTATTCACAGCGTTATGAACGCGGTGTACCCGTTACAGAAGTAGAGGATATTGGTGCGGGATCAAACACTGGGACCAAGACCACATTTAAGCCAGACGATGAAATTTTCGAAACCGTTGAATACAGCCAGGAAATTGTGGCGCATCGCTTGCGCGAACTGGCATTTTTGAACCGCGGACTCACCATCGCGTTAAAAGATCTGCGCGACGATTATGAAGAAATTTTTCACTATGACGGCGGCCTGCAAGCCTTTGTGGAATATATGGATGAGGGGCGTTCAGCACTCCATGAACCCGTGCATTTTGAAGGTGAACGCGACGGCGTGGTTACCGAAGTGGCATTTCAGTACAACGATTCCTACCAGCAAAATATTTTGAGCTACGTCAACAACATCCACACGCTCGAAGGAGGAACACACGAAACCGGATTCAGAACAGCACTTACGCGGACATTAAATACTTATGGCAACAAAAACAATGTGTTTAAAAATGAAAAATTTGCGCTTTCAGGCGAAGATACCCGTGAAGGACTCACCGCTGTGGTCAGTGTGAAAGTGCCCGAACCGCAGTTTGAAGGTCAGACCAAAAGGAAACTGGGCAACAGCGAAGTGCGCGGCATTGTTGAATCGCTGGTGGGAGAAAAACTGGGCGAGTGCTTTGAAGAAAATCCCAATATGGTAAAAAGGATTTTGCAAAAAGCCGTTGATGCGGCTCGGGCGCGAGAAGCTGCGCGCAAAGCACGCGAACTCGTGCGCCGCAAAGGCGTACTCGAAGGCGGTGGCCTGCCCGGTAAGTTATTGGATTGTTCTTCGAAAAACAAAGAAGAAACAGAAATTTTTCTCGTGGAAGGTGACTCGGCCGGCGGTTCGGCAGCGCAGGGACGCAATCGCGCATTTCAGGCGATATTACCGATGTGGGGCAAGTTGCTAAATGTGGAAAAAACGCGGCTGGACCGGGTATTGGGCAACGACAAGTTGCAACCCGTTATTTTGGGACTCGGTGCAGGTGTTGGGGAAGACTTCGACGTGGAAAAACTGCGCTACGGTAAAATTATCATCATGGCAGATGCCGATGTGGATGGCTCGCATATTCGCTCTTTGTTGCTCACGTTTTTCTTTCGCTATATGCGTCCGATGATTTTGGATGGACGCGTGTACATCGCACAACCGCCCTTATATCTGGTCAAAAAAGGGCGCACAGAACGCTATGCCTATGACGATGCCGAGCGAGACCGAATATTGGAAGAATTGGGCGAAGAGGGAAGAGGCGTGACGGTTCAGCGCTACAAAGGTTTGGGGGAAATGAACCCCGAACAATTGTGGGAAACCACCATGAATCCCGAAACGCGCACGGTGTTAATCGTTACAGAAGAAGATACGATGGAAGCCGAGCACGCATTTTCAATGTTTATGGGTGATGACGTTGCGCCCAGGCGAAAGTACGTCGAAGAACACGCACTGGAAGCGGAATTGGATGTGTCGGGACCTTAA
- a CDS encoding DUF721 domain-containing protein, with protein MNNTMDAETDRRKSGVYRYRSGPTSDPVSAGDAIRQVVDSLGLAEKLREQRVLSLWEEIVGEDIAAVTQVNSFRWGQLSVSVQNPTWRHWLTFQCETIRQNLNREVGGDVVKKIRLQ; from the coding sequence GTGAACAATACTATGGATGCCGAGACAGACAGACGCAAGAGCGGTGTTTACAGGTATCGGAGTGGTCCAACATCTGACCCGGTTTCCGCAGGTGATGCCATTCGCCAGGTGGTAGATAGCCTGGGACTTGCGGAAAAATTGAGAGAACAGCGCGTGTTGTCATTGTGGGAAGAAATTGTGGGTGAAGATATTGCGGCTGTAACGCAAGTTAACAGCTTTCGATGGGGGCAGTTATCTGTCTCAGTACAAAATCCCACATGGCGGCATTGGTTGACCTTTCAATGCGAGACAATACGTCAAAATTTGAACCGCGAAGTTGGCGGTGATGTGGTAAAAAAAATTCGGTTACAATAG